A genomic window from Natrinema sp. HArc-T2 includes:
- a CDS encoding DUF6517 family protein, with protein MNRRTVLAGLGAVGLAGLSGCLGLVGLDEHKSSPAGVEAAVREETGYEQTGIEPLSVEREVGPTNEIVTVTNYMTTHEKAVDMGQLGRQRGAVFNVLTTPQVSILGRELNPIEEMSTQELVDLVRQNYDGIANIEHKDDTDVTILDQSTTQSRFTADAEFDGHDLPVNVHITEAVEADTDLLVTIGVYPEYVQRLEEPNVTSLTEAVTTAVDEDASSDGSNSTTSNNESSTDSTSIDKIDNETSLDGIDTETLTTKSVDDLLG; from the coding sequence ATGAACCGACGAACCGTTCTTGCAGGGCTCGGCGCTGTCGGCCTCGCGGGGCTGTCAGGCTGTCTGGGACTGGTTGGATTAGACGAACATAAGTCGTCACCCGCGGGCGTCGAGGCCGCTGTTCGCGAGGAGACGGGCTACGAACAGACCGGCATTGAACCGCTTTCCGTCGAGCGGGAGGTCGGCCCAACCAACGAGATTGTCACCGTCACCAATTACATGACCACTCACGAGAAGGCAGTGGACATGGGGCAACTCGGCAGGCAACGCGGTGCCGTCTTCAACGTCCTGACGACCCCGCAGGTCTCGATTCTCGGTCGTGAACTCAATCCCATCGAGGAGATGTCGACACAGGAACTCGTCGACCTCGTCAGGCAGAACTACGATGGGATCGCGAATATCGAGCACAAAGACGACACCGATGTCACGATCCTCGACCAGTCGACGACCCAGTCGCGGTTTACCGCTGACGCGGAGTTCGACGGACACGACCTCCCCGTCAACGTTCACATCACCGAAGCCGTCGAGGCTGACACGGACCTGCTCGTGACCATCGGCGTCTATCCCGAGTACGTCCAGCGACTCGAGGAACCGAACGTCACATCCCTCACGGAGGCGGTGACGACCGCTGTCGACGAGGACGCCTCGAGCGACGGCTCCAATTCCACCACGAGCAATAACGAGAGCAGCACCGATTCGACGAGCATCGACAAAATCGACAACGAGACGAGTCTTGACGGAATCGACACCGAGACGCTCACAACGAAAAGCGTCGACGACCTCCTCGGCTAA
- a CDS encoding ArsR/SmtB family transcription factor, protein MSRSQIQQTEGDSAAVLSALGSKYSVDILCAAGTPKSAQTLSDDIEIPIATCYRRIEELVNAGLLTCEGRRLSDEGRRTNIYRRTVDEIEIDFSDETPEFSRKRRTEAKNRLQDQLKG, encoded by the coding sequence ATGTCTCGGAGCCAAATACAACAAACCGAGGGGGATTCGGCTGCAGTGCTCTCCGCACTGGGGAGTAAATACAGCGTAGACATACTCTGTGCAGCAGGCACACCGAAATCAGCACAAACGCTCAGCGACGATATCGAGATTCCGATCGCGACCTGTTATCGTCGAATCGAGGAACTCGTCAATGCGGGACTGTTGACCTGTGAGGGACGACGACTTTCTGATGAGGGAAGACGAACGAACATCTACCGTCGAACGGTAGACGAAATCGAGATCGATTTCTCGGACGAGACGCCCGAATTTTCGCGCAAACGACGCACCGAGGCGAAAAACAGGCTTCAAGACCAGCTCAAGGGCTAA
- a CDS encoding 6-pyruvoyl tetrahydropterin synthase family protein — MTNPAEISESGLDATADTDVVGHRRTLHVGRDRPIRISTGHRIRHHDGKCSRPHGHNYEISVTVAGRLTEEGWIADKGDITDIIDEWDHMFLLEAGDPLIEAFEAAGDDDAVIVLEHPPTAEVMSVVLERKLAAALPETVTDVAVQVNETSELCGGSTL, encoded by the coding sequence ATGACCAATCCTGCCGAGATCTCCGAATCCGGACTGGACGCCACGGCGGACACCGATGTCGTCGGGCACCGTCGCACTCTCCACGTCGGTCGCGACCGACCGATTAGAATCAGTACCGGGCACCGGATTCGACACCACGACGGCAAGTGTTCGCGACCGCATGGTCACAACTACGAAATCTCCGTCACCGTCGCGGGACGGCTGACCGAGGAGGGATGGATCGCCGACAAAGGAGATATTACCGACATAATCGACGAGTGGGATCATATGTTCCTGCTCGAGGCCGGCGATCCCCTCATCGAGGCCTTCGAGGCGGCTGGCGACGACGACGCAGTCATCGTCCTCGAGCATCCGCCGACAGCCGAGGTGATGAGCGTCGTCTTAGAGCGGAAACTCGCGGCGGCCTTGCCCGAGACAGTGACCGATGTCGCGGTACAGGTCAATGAGACGAGTGAACTCTGCGGGGGGAGCACGCTCTGA
- a CDS encoding ATP-NAD kinase family protein, translating to MESIGVVVNPIAGMGGRVGLKGTDGKLEEARRRGAEPRAPDRAREALRSLHRRAPDLTVYTAAGVMGERAARDAGYEPTVVYDPATVCEDDAADPARPGDPADAETTAADTRRAVRALLEHDVELILFVGGDGTAVDVATVLEDADATDGLSTESRDTGIPMLGVPAGVKIYSSVFGVTPADAGRIAAEFDRVEAREVNDIDEDAYREGEVRTELRAIVPVPVAPDLQSSKQVSSGSVDSLATGFAREVEPGRTYVFGPGSTVGAIEAELGIDPSPLGVDVWRADSDTESDGTDSGRGSDGREGTVLARDAAEADLLDVITEPVTIVVSPIGGQGFLFGRGNHQISPPVIRQADDIAVVAADEKLDGIDSLHVDTDDEDLDDHLRGWQQVRTGRFTTRMLPVT from the coding sequence ATGGAATCCATCGGCGTCGTCGTCAACCCGATCGCCGGGATGGGCGGTCGGGTCGGGCTAAAGGGGACCGACGGAAAACTCGAGGAGGCGCGCCGTCGCGGTGCCGAGCCGCGAGCGCCGGATCGGGCACGCGAGGCGTTGCGCTCGCTCCATCGGCGCGCACCTGACCTCACCGTCTACACCGCCGCCGGCGTGATGGGCGAACGGGCGGCCCGGGACGCTGGCTACGAGCCGACGGTCGTCTACGATCCGGCAACAGTCTGTGAGGACGACGCTGCCGATCCGGCACGGCCCGGCGACCCTGCGGACGCCGAAACGACGGCAGCCGACACCCGGCGGGCCGTCCGCGCGCTCCTCGAGCACGATGTCGAACTGATCCTGTTCGTCGGCGGCGACGGCACCGCAGTCGATGTCGCAACCGTGCTCGAGGACGCAGACGCCACCGACGGACTCTCGACCGAGTCTCGAGACACCGGGATACCGATGCTTGGCGTCCCAGCGGGGGTCAAGATTTACTCGTCGGTCTTCGGTGTGACGCCGGCTGATGCCGGTCGCATCGCCGCCGAGTTCGACCGCGTCGAAGCTCGCGAAGTCAACGACATCGACGAGGATGCCTATCGCGAGGGGGAGGTCCGGACGGAACTGCGGGCGATCGTGCCGGTGCCCGTCGCGCCGGACCTGCAATCGAGCAAGCAGGTTTCGAGCGGGAGCGTCGACTCACTGGCGACGGGGTTCGCTCGAGAGGTCGAACCCGGTCGGACCTACGTCTTCGGACCCGGCAGCACCGTCGGGGCGATCGAAGCGGAACTCGGCATCGATCCCTCGCCGCTTGGTGTCGACGTCTGGCGGGCCGACTCCGATACCGAATCGGACGGCACTGACTCCGGACGCGGCTCCGACGGGCGCGAGGGAACGGTACTCGCCCGTGATGCCGCGGAGGCAGATCTCCTCGATGTCATCACGGAGCCAGTGACGATCGTCGTCTCACCGATCGGCGGGCAGGGCTTTCTCTTCGGTCGCGGGAACCACCAGATCTCACCGCCGGTGATCCGGCAGGCAGACGATATCGCCGTCGTCGCCGCGGACGAGAAACTCGACGGGATCGACTCGCTGCACGTAGACACCGACGACGAGGACCTCGACGACCACCTCCGGGGCTGGCAGCAGGTACGAACCGGGCGGTTCACCACGCGAATGCTGCCCGTTACCTGA
- a CDS encoding carbon-nitrogen family hydrolase → MTSPNAASEEADDTLTIALAQLEIEAGNVEANVDRALEAVEQAAARGVDLVALPELFNVGYFAFDLYTRHAEPIAGETFSRLQNAATDHGIAVLAGTIVEDLAATDTVETPADEGLANTAVLFDADGTRRLVYRKHHLFGYESAESELLVPGERLETATIGGVTVGVTTCYDLRFPELYRRLVDAGAELILVPSAWPYPRIEHWQTLSQARAIENQCYVATINGAGEFEDATLLGRSTVYDPWGISLASSGDGPTLVTATVEPDTVADVRAEFPALRDRRL, encoded by the coding sequence ATGACTTCCCCCAACGCTGCCAGCGAGGAAGCTGACGACACCCTTACGATCGCGCTCGCACAGCTCGAGATCGAGGCCGGCAACGTCGAGGCGAACGTCGATCGTGCACTCGAGGCGGTCGAACAGGCTGCCGCTCGCGGTGTGGACCTGGTCGCTCTGCCGGAACTGTTCAACGTGGGCTACTTCGCATTTGACCTCTATACGCGCCACGCCGAACCGATCGCCGGCGAGACGTTTTCCCGGCTGCAGAACGCGGCAACCGACCACGGGATCGCCGTCCTCGCGGGGACCATCGTCGAAGACCTGGCGGCGACCGACACCGTCGAGACGCCCGCCGACGAGGGACTGGCGAACACCGCAGTGTTGTTCGACGCCGACGGCACGCGCCGACTCGTCTACCGGAAACACCACCTCTTCGGCTACGAGTCCGCGGAATCCGAGCTACTCGTCCCCGGCGAGCGACTCGAGACGGCGACGATCGGCGGTGTGACCGTCGGCGTGACGACGTGTTACGATCTCCGATTCCCGGAACTCTACCGGCGACTGGTCGATGCCGGTGCCGAACTGATACTCGTCCCGAGTGCGTGGCCCTACCCCCGCATCGAACACTGGCAGACGCTCTCGCAGGCGCGCGCGATCGAAAATCAGTGTTACGTCGCGACGATCAACGGGGCCGGCGAGTTCGAGGATGCCACGTTGCTTGGCCGGTCGACCGTCTACGACCCGTGGGGCATCTCGCTGGCCTCGAGCGGCGACGGGCCAACGCTGGTGACGGCCACCGTCGAGCCGGATACGGTCGCCGACGTCCGCGCGGAGTTCCCAGCACTTCGGGATCGGCGCCTGTAG
- a CDS encoding Glu/Leu/Phe/Val dehydrogenase, protein MSDEANPFESLQAQIDEAAEYLDIGDDVIERLKHPERVLETNLTIELDNGDLERFKAFRSQFNGDRGPYKGGIRYHPNVSRDEVKALSGWMTYKTSIVDIPLGGGKGGIIIDPAEYSEAELERLTRAFAKELTPMIGEDRDVPAPDVNTGQREMNWIKDTYETIENTTEPGVITGKALDSGGSEGRVEATGRSTVIAAREAFDYLDKDLEGATVAVQGYGNAGWIAAKLIDEMGATVVAASDSSGGIYNPDGFDPVAAKDHKNETGSVVGFAESEEEITNEDVLTLDVDLLIPAALENAIDADLAEDVKADVISEAANGPLTPAADEVLEDKDVFVIPDILANAGGVTVSYFEWVQNRQRFAWSEERVNEELEGVIVDAFDALVETYEEHDLDNPRTATYVVAIQRVADAFEEAGTWP, encoded by the coding sequence ATGTCAGACGAAGCCAACCCGTTCGAAAGTCTGCAAGCGCAGATCGACGAGGCTGCAGAGTACCTCGACATCGGTGATGACGTGATCGAGCGACTCAAACACCCCGAGCGCGTTCTCGAGACGAACCTGACGATCGAACTCGACAACGGCGATCTCGAGCGCTTCAAGGCGTTCCGTTCGCAGTTCAACGGCGACCGTGGTCCCTACAAGGGCGGCATCCGCTATCACCCGAACGTTTCCCGTGACGAGGTCAAGGCGCTGTCCGGCTGGATGACCTACAAGACGTCGATCGTCGACATCCCACTCGGCGGCGGCAAGGGTGGCATCATCATCGATCCTGCCGAGTACTCCGAGGCGGAACTCGAGCGACTCACTCGTGCGTTTGCGAAGGAACTGACGCCGATGATCGGCGAGGACCGCGACGTCCCCGCGCCTGACGTGAACACGGGCCAGCGGGAGATGAACTGGATCAAAGACACCTACGAGACCATCGAGAACACGACCGAGCCCGGCGTCATCACGGGGAAGGCGCTCGATTCGGGCGGCAGCGAGGGTCGCGTCGAAGCAACCGGTCGCTCGACGGTCATCGCTGCACGCGAGGCCTTCGACTACCTCGACAAGGACCTCGAGGGTGCGACCGTCGCCGTGCAGGGCTACGGGAACGCGGGTTGGATCGCAGCCAAGCTGATCGACGAGATGGGCGCGACCGTCGTCGCCGCCAGTGACTCGAGCGGTGGCATCTACAACCCCGACGGCTTCGACCCCGTCGCGGCGAAAGACCACAAAAACGAGACCGGCAGCGTCGTCGGCTTCGCGGAGAGCGAAGAGGAGATCACCAACGAGGACGTGCTCACGCTCGACGTCGACCTGCTGATTCCCGCTGCACTCGAGAACGCGATCGACGCCGACCTCGCCGAAGACGTCAAAGCCGACGTCATCTCGGAGGCCGCAAACGGGCCGCTGACGCCAGCCGCCGACGAGGTCCTCGAGGACAAGGACGTCTTCGTCATCCCGGACATCCTCGCGAACGCGGGCGGTGTCACCGTCTCGTACTTCGAGTGGGTCCAGAACCGCCAGCGCTTTGCCTGGTCCGAAGAGCGCGTCAACGAGGAACTCGAGGGAGTTATCGTCGACGCCTTCGACGCACTGGTCGAGACCTACGAGGAACACGACCTCGACAACCCACGGACCGCTACGTACGTCGTCGCGATCCAGCGCGTCGCCGACGCCTTCGAGGAAGCCGGCACCTGGCCCTGA
- a CDS encoding competence/damage-inducible protein A — MNVAVVTVGDELLAGRTTDTNATWLCEQLDDRGVGVERVTTVPDRVGDIARVVNEYRAEYDAVIVTGGLGPTHDDLTMNGVAAALGRDLEEHDEAIAWLEADGYSRDDLVAGTAELPVGARALHNDVGVAPGAALEGIYVLPGVPAEMKTMFETIASEFVGTPTHRETVVADEPESALLDRIAELRDRFDVSVGSYPGDSVRVELKGTDETTVADAAAWLRKRVESP, encoded by the coding sequence ATGAACGTCGCGGTCGTAACGGTCGGAGACGAGCTACTTGCCGGACGGACGACGGATACGAACGCTACGTGGCTTTGCGAACAACTCGACGACCGCGGCGTCGGCGTCGAGCGTGTCACGACTGTGCCAGATCGGGTCGGCGACATCGCTCGCGTCGTCAACGAGTATCGCGCCGAGTACGACGCCGTCATCGTCACGGGCGGACTCGGCCCGACTCACGACGATCTCACGATGAACGGCGTCGCAGCCGCACTCGGACGCGATCTCGAGGAACACGACGAGGCCATCGCCTGGCTCGAGGCGGACGGCTACAGCCGCGACGACCTCGTGGCGGGGACCGCCGAACTGCCCGTCGGTGCGCGGGCGCTTCACAACGACGTGGGTGTTGCCCCCGGTGCCGCACTCGAGGGTATCTACGTCCTTCCCGGTGTGCCTGCCGAGATGAAGACGATGTTCGAGACGATCGCCAGTGAGTTCGTGGGGACGCCGACCCACCGCGAGACGGTCGTCGCCGACGAACCCGAAAGCGCGCTCCTCGATCGCATCGCCGAACTACGGGACCGCTTCGATGTCTCCGTCGGGAGCTATCCGGGAGACTCGGTTCGGGTCGAACTCAAAGGGACTGACGAAACGACCGTCGCCGACGCAGCCGCATGGCTCCGTAAACGGGTCGAATCACCGTAA
- a CDS encoding SRPBCC family protein, whose protein sequence is MTVRVDRSFDVAASPERVWEFIADPANRARAISVVETYTVEDQEGRRVTWQVSLPIPLIRKTVRVDTEDVTRRPPEYVKFVGKSKVMRVTGEHTIVETDAGSRLENHFVVDGKLPGVEKFFKRNLDSELENLRRALERDLQTTQ, encoded by the coding sequence ATGACTGTCCGTGTCGATCGGTCGTTCGACGTCGCGGCGTCGCCCGAACGCGTCTGGGAGTTCATCGCCGATCCGGCGAACAGAGCGCGAGCCATCAGCGTCGTCGAAACGTACACAGTCGAGGATCAGGAGGGACGACGCGTCACCTGGCAGGTGTCGCTGCCAATCCCACTCATTCGTAAAACTGTCAGGGTCGACACCGAAGACGTCACGCGACGACCGCCGGAGTACGTCAAGTTCGTCGGCAAATCGAAAGTGATGCGCGTCACTGGCGAACACACGATCGTTGAAACCGATGCCGGGTCCCGGCTCGAGAATCACTTCGTCGTCGACGGCAAACTCCCCGGCGTCGAGAAGTTCTTCAAGCGCAACCTCGATTCGGAACTCGAGAACCTCCGGCGCGCACTCGAGCGGGACCTCCAGACGACACAGTAA
- a CDS encoding RIO1 family regulatory kinase/ATPase, producing the protein MDIRRLARGTVEWSRIERVVRTLADRYDRECVRVEFLEADNWLSTPCVIDDEWFVKIVSRQNALVHAVLTTGRNVGAFSSGTEGFFDRFDTPREMVEHEYEATERMREIGANAPQPIDAFEVNGLGVLVLEYLPEFESLDDVSDAVVADRASELFEMLASLHEHGLAHGDLRAENILLSDGEFYFIDATSVHDDRADETTAYDLACALAVLEPRIGPRKAVDAATMAYDPSTLLSARAFLDFVRLRPDHEFDSTTLRSELEKAADLGGG; encoded by the coding sequence ATGGACATCCGCCGGCTCGCGCGGGGAACCGTCGAGTGGAGCCGCATCGAGCGCGTCGTCCGGACGCTGGCGGACCGCTACGACCGCGAGTGCGTTCGCGTCGAGTTTCTCGAGGCCGACAACTGGCTCTCGACGCCGTGTGTGATCGACGACGAGTGGTTCGTCAAGATCGTCTCCAGGCAGAACGCGCTGGTGCATGCCGTGTTGACGACCGGCAGGAACGTCGGCGCGTTCTCCTCGGGCACCGAAGGGTTTTTCGACCGATTCGACACGCCTCGCGAGATGGTCGAACACGAGTACGAAGCGACCGAGCGGATGCGCGAGATCGGCGCTAACGCGCCACAACCGATTGACGCCTTCGAGGTCAACGGACTGGGTGTGCTCGTCCTCGAGTATCTCCCCGAATTCGAATCGCTCGACGATGTCTCCGATGCCGTCGTCGCCGACCGGGCATCGGAGCTGTTCGAGATGCTAGCGAGTCTCCATGAACACGGGCTCGCTCACGGTGACCTGCGTGCCGAAAACATCCTGCTCAGTGACGGCGAGTTCTATTTCATCGATGCGACCAGCGTTCACGACGATCGCGCCGACGAGACGACGGCGTACGATCTGGCCTGTGCACTGGCCGTCCTCGAGCCCCGAATCGGTCCGCGTAAGGCCGTTGACGCGGCGACGATGGCCTACGATCCCTCGACGCTGCTCTCGGCGCGAGCGTTTCTCGATTTCGTCCGGCTGCGTCCCGACCACGAGTTCGACTCGACGACGCTACGTAGCGAACTCGAGAAGGCCGCTGACCTCGGCGGTGGATAA
- the glmU gene encoding bifunctional sugar-1-phosphate nucleotidylyltransferase/acetyltransferase, translated as MKAVVLAAGQGTRMRPLSESIPKPMLPVADRPLAAHTVDAAIDAGADEVVLVIGYEAETVREYFGADYRGVPISYAVQEEQAGTADAVNAARDHLEGSFAVLNGDNLYDQAAIDRLFDACPAVCAIEVTDPSNYGVLSTDSGRNGSVTGIVEKPADPPTNLANAGAYAFPAEAREWLEVPESERGEHEITDVVARVIDEYDVTPVTLERWLDVGRPWELLEANEWKLADLERRVDGNVSEDARLEGAVVVEEGATVEPGVVIEGPALIREGAEIGPNAYVRGATLIEADAEVGHAVEIKNSVISQGASVSHLSYVGDSVLGRNVNFGAGTNVANLRHDDDDIRFTVKGDRVPTDRRKFGVVAGDGVKTGINTSLTPGLKLTTGATTMPGETVERDR; from the coding sequence ATGAAGGCAGTCGTCCTCGCTGCAGGCCAGGGTACGCGCATGCGACCGCTCTCCGAATCGATTCCGAAACCCATGCTGCCGGTCGCCGACCGACCGCTCGCGGCCCACACTGTCGACGCGGCGATTGACGCCGGTGCCGACGAAGTGGTGCTGGTGATCGGCTACGAAGCCGAGACCGTTCGAGAATACTTCGGCGCTGACTACCGCGGCGTCCCGATCTCGTATGCCGTTCAGGAAGAACAGGCTGGGACGGCCGACGCCGTCAACGCTGCCCGCGACCATCTCGAGGGCTCCTTCGCCGTCCTCAACGGTGACAACCTCTACGATCAGGCTGCGATCGACCGGCTGTTCGACGCCTGTCCAGCTGTCTGTGCGATCGAAGTCACCGATCCGAGCAACTATGGCGTTCTCAGCACCGACTCCGGGCGGAACGGCTCCGTAACGGGGATCGTCGAGAAACCCGCCGATCCGCCGACGAACCTCGCCAACGCGGGGGCCTACGCCTTCCCGGCTGAAGCCCGCGAGTGGCTCGAGGTGCCCGAAAGCGAGCGCGGCGAACACGAGATCACCGATGTCGTCGCTCGCGTGATCGACGAATACGACGTCACGCCTGTCACCCTCGAGCGGTGGCTCGACGTCGGTCGTCCCTGGGAACTGCTGGAGGCAAACGAGTGGAAACTCGCCGACCTCGAGCGGCGCGTAGACGGCAATGTCAGCGAGGACGCACGGCTCGAGGGTGCGGTCGTCGTCGAGGAGGGCGCGACGGTCGAACCGGGCGTCGTGATCGAAGGCCCGGCGCTGATTCGTGAGGGAGCGGAAATCGGACCGAACGCCTACGTGCGTGGCGCGACGCTGATCGAAGCCGACGCCGAAGTCGGCCACGCCGTCGAGATCAAAAACAGCGTCATCTCGCAGGGGGCGTCGGTCAGTCACCTCTCCTACGTTGGCGACAGCGTCCTCGGGCGGAACGTCAACTTCGGCGCGGGGACGAACGTGGCGAACTTGCGCCACGACGACGACGACATTCGGTTTACGGTCAAAGGCGACCGTGTCCCGACCGATCGGCGGAAGTTCGGCGTTGTCGCTGGCGACGGGGTCAAAACCGGCATCAATACGAGCCTCACACCTGGCCTGAAGCTCACGACTGGCGCGACGACGATGCCCGGCGAGACCGTCGAGCGGGACCGGTAG
- a CDS encoding PhoU domain-containing protein produces the protein METRKVQRLGPSTLAMTLPAEWASEHDVEKGDEVSLRTSGKGTLTVMPESASTEETEAIIHTDELDAAAVERAIVAQYVLGRRIIRIEREDGALESDHINAVYQAETQLMGLGVIEETPESISIRCSVDPEDFTLDNLLERLERTGQTMRGESIKALAHGNPDLAQRALNRERQANKIFVLLLRLIFTAYQNPNLARAVGLNSGFPLIGYRSIAKNLELTADNAEDIGDIVMETEGHTLNVDSSVMREIRELNEMVDEITSLAVEAAVERDYNKSNEVRTLFHDIASREQEILDELPEMQNRDLLRVREVLVSLQQTAQYAMRNAEIAANLALNEESEHTTIK, from the coding sequence ATGGAAACGCGGAAAGTGCAACGACTCGGCCCGTCGACACTCGCAATGACCCTTCCCGCGGAGTGGGCGTCCGAACACGACGTCGAGAAGGGTGACGAGGTGTCGTTGCGGACCAGCGGCAAGGGTACTCTGACCGTGATGCCCGAGTCTGCGAGCACGGAGGAGACGGAAGCGATCATCCACACCGACGAGCTAGACGCCGCCGCCGTCGAGCGTGCGATCGTCGCTCAGTACGTCCTCGGACGGCGGATCATCCGCATCGAGCGTGAAGACGGCGCGCTCGAGTCGGATCACATCAATGCAGTCTATCAGGCCGAAACGCAGCTTATGGGGCTTGGCGTCATCGAGGAAACCCCCGAGAGCATCTCGATTCGCTGTTCGGTCGATCCCGAAGACTTCACGCTCGACAATCTGCTCGAGCGCTTAGAGCGAACGGGGCAGACGATGCGCGGCGAGTCGATCAAGGCGCTGGCTCACGGCAACCCCGATCTTGCCCAGCGCGCCCTGAACCGGGAACGACAGGCGAACAAGATCTTCGTGCTCCTGTTGCGCCTGATCTTTACGGCCTACCAGAACCCGAACCTCGCGCGGGCGGTTGGCTTAAACAGCGGCTTCCCGCTGATCGGCTACCGCTCGATCGCGAAGAACCTCGAGCTGACGGCAGACAACGCCGAAGATATCGGCGACATCGTCATGGAAACCGAGGGCCACACGCTAAACGTCGACAGTTCGGTGATGCGTGAGATCCGCGAGCTCAACGAGATGGTCGACGAAATCACGTCGCTGGCCGTCGAAGCAGCTGTCGAACGCGATTACAACAAATCCAACGAGGTCCGGACGCTGTTCCACGATATCGCCAGCCGAGAACAGGAAATCCTCGACGAACTCCCCGAGATGCAAAACAGGGATCTGCTTCGCGTCCGGGAAGTGCTCGTCAGCCTCCAGCAAACCGCCCAGTACGCGATGCGAAACGCCGAGATTGCGGCGAACCTCGCGCTCAACGAGGAATCCGAACACACCACGATCAAGTAA
- a CDS encoding aldehyde dehydrogenase family protein: MSQQATEQAHGHYIGGEWTTGDGHPFESENPATGETLATFQRGTEADVDAALEAAESAFPEWRDLSYIDRAEYLWEIYHELRDRHEELGETVSKECGKEISEGKADVTEAWHMVEWAAGNARHPHGDVVPSEVAGKDSYMRRKPRGVVGCITPWNFPVAIPFWHMAIALVEGNTVVWKPAEQTPWCGQIIAEMFEDAGIPDGVFNMVQGFGDAGAAITDDERVDTVLFTGSAEVGHEIGDKVGGEPGKLAACEMGGKNGIVITEEADMDTAVHAAIMSSFKTTGQRCVSSERLIVHEDVYDEFKARFVDVAENVAVGDPLAEDTFMGPAIEADHVEKIRSYNDLAREEGANVLVDRFELADSEIPDGHEGGHWVGPFVYEIDYEPDLRCLNEECFGPHVALLEYSGDIEHAVEMHNVTPYGLAGAIISEDYRQLNYFRDHAEVGLAYANLPCIGAEVQLPFGGVKKSGNGYPSAREAIEAVTERTAWTMNNADEIEMAQGLSADIKTSED, from the coding sequence ATGAGCCAGCAAGCCACCGAACAGGCACACGGACACTACATCGGCGGTGAGTGGACTACTGGGGACGGACACCCGTTCGAGAGCGAAAACCCTGCGACCGGCGAGACGCTGGCGACCTTCCAGCGCGGGACCGAGGCCGATGTCGACGCGGCACTCGAGGCCGCTGAGTCGGCTTTCCCGGAGTGGCGTGATCTGTCGTATATCGACCGTGCAGAGTATCTCTGGGAAATCTATCACGAGTTGCGCGATCGCCACGAGGAACTGGGCGAGACCGTCAGCAAGGAGTGCGGCAAGGAGATTTCGGAGGGAAAAGCCGACGTAACCGAGGCCTGGCACATGGTCGAGTGGGCAGCGGGGAACGCACGCCACCCTCACGGAGACGTCGTTCCGTCGGAGGTTGCGGGCAAAGACTCCTACATGCGGCGCAAACCGCGGGGCGTCGTCGGCTGTATCACGCCGTGGAACTTCCCGGTCGCGATCCCCTTCTGGCACATGGCCATCGCGCTGGTCGAGGGCAACACCGTCGTCTGGAAACCCGCCGAACAGACGCCGTGGTGTGGCCAGATCATCGCCGAGATGTTCGAAGACGCAGGGATTCCCGACGGCGTCTTCAACATGGTCCAGGGCTTCGGCGATGCCGGCGCAGCCATCACCGACGACGAGCGCGTCGACACCGTCCTCTTTACCGGCTCGGCCGAGGTCGGCCACGAGATCGGTGACAAGGTCGGCGGCGAACCCGGCAAGCTTGCGGCCTGTGAGATGGGCGGCAAGAACGGGATCGTAATCACAGAGGAGGCCGACATGGACACCGCGGTCCACGCGGCGATCATGTCCTCGTTCAAGACCACCGGCCAGCGCTGTGTCTCGAGCGAGCGCCTGATCGTCCACGAGGACGTCTACGACGAGTTTAAAGCTCGGTTCGTCGACGTCGCCGAGAATGTCGCGGTCGGCGATCCGCTCGCGGAAGACACATTCATGGGACCGGCGATCGAGGCCGACCACGTCGAGAAGATCCGGAGCTACAACGACCTCGCACGTGAGGAGGGTGCAAACGTTCTCGTCGACCGCTTCGAACTCGCGGACAGCGAGATTCCCGACGGCCACGAGGGCGGCCACTGGGTCGGTCCGTTCGTCTACGAGATCGACTACGAGCCCGACCTGCGCTGTCTCAACGAGGAGTGTTTCGGTCCCCACGTCGCCTTACTCGAGTACTCAGGTGACATCGAACACGCGGTCGAGATGCACAACGTAACCCCCTACGGACTGGCGGGCGCGATAATCTCGGAGGACTACCGCCAGCTCAACTACTTCCGAGATCACGCCGAGGTGGGACTCGCCTACGCGAACCTGCCGTGTATCGGCGCGGAGGTCCAACTGCCCTTCGGCGGCGTCAAGAAGTCCGGCAACGGGTATCCCAGTGCGCGTGAGGCCATCGAAGCCGTCACCGAGCGCACCGCCTGGACGATGAACAACGCCGACGAGATCGAGATGGCTCAGGGGCTGTCGGCCGACATCAAGACCTCTGAGGACTAA